A segment of the Gossypium hirsutum isolate 1008001.06 chromosome D10, Gossypium_hirsutum_v2.1, whole genome shotgun sequence genome:
AGCTGAAAACTTAGTCCCCTTATCTTTATCAGCAGCGGCGCGTCCCTTAGCCTTACGATCCAGCAAAGACTTCCTATCCTTGTCCAGCCTCAGCTTGGTGATGACAACCTTGGATGGGTTGATCCCAACGTTGACGGTGGAACCGTTCACTTTCTCGCGCGTGATGCGCTCGATGTGGATCACCCATTTGCGGCGGTACACTTGAACCACTTTCCCTTCGCGTCCCTTGTAGGTCCCACGAACCACTTGGACCTCGTCATCCTTGCGCACCGGCATAGACCGGACGTTGTACTTGGACTTCAGATCGGATGAGAGGGGTGCGCTCATTAAGACGCGGCGGACGGAAGAAGGTGCT
Coding sequences within it:
- the LOC107914344 gene encoding 60S ribosomal protein L26-1, translated to MKYNPRVSSSRRKSRKAHFTAPSSVRRVLMSAPLSSDLKSKYNVRSMPVRKDDEVQVVRGTYKGREGKVVQVYRRKWVIHIERITREKVNGSTVNVGINPSKVVITKLRLDKDRKSLLDRKAKGRAAADKDKGTKFSAEDIMQSVD